A single region of the Salvia splendens isolate huo1 chromosome 18, SspV2, whole genome shotgun sequence genome encodes:
- the LOC121776926 gene encoding protein NRT1/ PTR FAMILY 5.5-like: MQDYLTEVWGLSLTRAAATVSIWIGLSLVLQPLFHFFACSFLGHLKMLVISSSAYTLGIISLYLSTPPVLANPCKNYEPECVGKTQKALLYTGMVLMAVGAAGQRVSLAPLLEAQYISPLPDQDQIYYLPKIFTVRMTLMWTTFITYGMVSSLGRTYFVDQAKHLDQPKHLGKWKAPTQVLLLAQIWLAKLLYYVIRKLFRASTEIFMAKLFGVLCCITAAIMERKRLGIVRSHGLVDKPDQDIPMSVYWLFFQFIFLGCMDRLFEASVDGFIENKPRKERGIPDALTKCLEIYSQGAYGLGYMCSVLLVFVVGKISEKGDKPSWFQSTSNRSHLDHYYWVLAVLSGTSLVMFSVWGMYQRCFRPRH; the protein is encoded by the exons ATGCAAGATTATTTGACAGAGGTTTGGGGATTGAGTCTAACTCGTGCTGCTGCAACTGTCAGCATTTGGATCGGGCTTTCTCTGGTGCTGCAGCCTCTTTTTCACTTCTTCGCTTGCTCTTTTTTGGGACACCTAAAAATGCTCGTCATTTCCAGCTCAGCCTACACTCTC GGAATTATATCTTTATACTTGTCAACTCCGCCAGTTCTTGCAAATCCGTGCAAAAACTACGAGCCAGAGTGTGTTGGTAAGACACAAAAGGCACTCCTCTACACAGGAATGGTATTGATGGCCGTTGGAGCGGCTGGTCAGCGTGTCTCCCTGGCACCATTACTCGAGGCACA ATACATATCCCCGCTACCAGACCAGGACCAAATATATTACTTACCCAAAATCTTTACTGTCCGTATGACACTGATGTGGACGACTTTTATAACCTATGGAATGGTGTCCTCACTTGGAAGAACATACTTCGTAGACCAAGCAAAGCATCTGGACCAACCAAAGCATCTAGGCAAATGGAAGGCTCCTACTCAGGTGCTGCTGCTGGCTCAGATATGGTTAGCCAAATTACTCTATTATGTGATACGTAAACTTTTCCGAGCAAGTACAGAGATTTTCATGGCCAAGCTATTCGGGGTACTATGTTGTATAACTGCTGCAATAATGGAGAGAAAGAGGCTTGGCATTGTTAGAAGCCATGGCTTGGTGGATAAACCTGATCAAGATATTCCCATGAGTGTGTATTGGCTATTCTTCCAGTTCATCTTTCTCGGATGCATGGACAGGTTGTTCGAGGCGAGTGTGGATGGATTCATTGAAAACAAACCAAGAAAAGAACGCGGAATACCTGATGCATTGACAAAGTGCCTTGAGATATACAGCCAGGGCGCGTACGGGCTGGGGTACATGTGTAGTGTGCTCCTTGTTTTCGTGGTGGGGAAAATAAGTGAGAAGGGAGATAAACCGAGTTGGTTCCAGTCCACCTCGAACCGGAGTCATTTGGACCACTACTATTGGGTGTTGGCGGTTTTGAGTGGTACGAGTTTAGTCATGTTCAGCGTGTGGGGTATGTATCAGCGTTGTTTCCGTCCAAGGCACTGA